A window from Drosophila subobscura isolate 14011-0131.10 chromosome O, UCBerk_Dsub_1.0, whole genome shotgun sequence encodes these proteins:
- the LOC117896996 gene encoding uncharacterized protein LOC117896996 produces the protein MAIDFLILALLLVSFLINLLALCAFWITPGLRTTANRFTINLLAINLIGCCILAPTLFLGGVRSLNESQSGASVAAAESIEFYSKPGNHQVTIRRHGQVVEQDGIVVRRNISDGDTIETIFKCNATYCRELTIDERGDGGIVITETETHEDNLSAFASTPSPAPTPTFALPPVEMRCWSIDMTAALGALAVLLVVGDTWCAVTDPLRYHSRISGVKTWVFIALTWLVGILFGALSAFRVLDFEADTLLSRQRRLAATFFNISSTNSIFGVVYACVYFIVIILLPFGFVCGMYWRIFSEARGNGLRMRQNGSSPLLQSALNLTGAHQAAQASQYANSLCVHRHSISSASSHGGCSGGGGSSSLGGGLQMQIDQRQQRSSPSCLRRDSAAKVLLPTISDDGGSDADADSNVGMQLMPVPEQTLADRNQNILLTLQTASGEIKRNYSARQLPLLGTSSQDLRETNRLQGIRQVHSSPNLHKYTELRQDSLSDECGSPHLLGHAQLQQQQSIQQHHQQQQQQNLQHQQQQQHHHPHFSSPRHQQLQHQHQLHGSLGGPSGHALQIPAIHASPKALSYMSSLRHRLSNASSLFKYREESRAARISILVVIMFVVSYLPFGLLVLLQARLSAANFGGSSQLCIFMILLANLSSPFIFAYRNKRVRRGVKRLFGLESSSSLQRHCSSSIKTNGTGGGGAGGGIVAGPNAAQLQRNSSKLSQYSSNSCRYLTPQSSLVSQCQPAAVHTTLTLRPNSSCSTIINFGATTRGSAESEDLPSPPAAVPTPAPPPPPPSQTRHMRPKLQRGITIVEHISFSPPTPRKYQARRGRLFEMFFRGSKKLQSNCGIPTEV, from the coding sequence ATGGCCATAGATTTCCTCATTTTGGCCCTGCTGCTCGTCTCGTTCCTCATCAACCTGCTGGCGCTGTGCGCGTTCTGGATCACGCCCGGACTCCGCACCACAGCCAATCGCTTCACCATCAATCTGCTGGCCATCAACCTGATCGGCTGCTGCATTCTCGCACCCACCCTGTTCCTGGGCGGCGTTCGGAGCCTCAACGAGAGTCAGTCGGGCGcgtcggtggcggcggcggagagCATTGAGTTCTACTCGAAGCCGGGCAACCACCAGGTGACCATTCGACGCCATGGCCAGGTGGTCGAGCAGGACGGCATTGTGGTGCGGCGCAACATCAGCGACGGCGACACCATCGAGACCATCTTCAAGTGCAACGCCACCTACTGCCGCGAGCTGACCATCGACGAGCGCGGAGATGGCGGCATCGTCATcacggagacggagacccaCGAGGATAATCTCAGCGCCTTTGCCAGCACCCCCAGTCCGGCGCCCACCCCCACGTTTGCTCTGCCACCTGTGGAGATGCGCTGCTGGTCCATAGACATGACGGCAGCCTTGGGCGCCCTCGCGGTGCTCCTCGTGGTCGGGGATACCTGGTGCGCCGTCACCGACCCCCTGCGCTACCACAGCCGCATTTCGGGCGTCAAGACGTGGGTGTTTATCGCCCTCACCTGGCTCGTGGGCATCCTCTTTGGCGCCCTCTCGGCCTTCCGTGTGCTCGACTTTGAGGCGGACACCCTGCTGAGCAGGCAGCGGCGTCTCGCGGCCACCTTCTTCAACATCAGCAGCACGAACAGCATCTTCGGCGTGGTCTACGCCTGCGTGTACTTCATCGTGATCATTCTGCTGCCCTTTGGCTTCGTGTGCGGCATGTACTGGCGCATCTTCAGCGAGGCACGGGGCAACGGACTGCGCATGCGGCAGAACGGATcctcgccgctgctgcagagcGCGCTCAACCTCACGGGCGCCCACCAGGCGGCCCAGGCCAGCCAGTATGCCAACAGCCTGTGCGTTCATCGGCATTCCATCTCCTCGGCCAGCTCCCatggcggctgcagcggcggcggcggcagctccagcttggGCGGTGGCCTGCAGATGCAAATCGATCAGCGCCAGCAGCGCAGCTCGCCCAGCTGCCTGCGTCGCGACTCCGCGGCCAAGGTGCTCCTGCCCACCATCTCCGATGACGGCGGCTCAGACGCGGATGCGGACAGCAACGTGGGCATGCAGCTGATGCCCGTGCCGGAGCAGACTCTGGCGGATCGTAATCAGAACATTCTGCTGACCCTGCAAACGGCCAGCGGGGAGATCAAGCGCAACTATTCGGCcaggcagctgccgctgctgggcaCCTCGTCGCAGGATCTGCGCGAGACGAACCGCCTGCAGGGCATCCGCCAGGTGCACAGCTCCCCGAATCTGCACAAGTACACGGAGCTGCGGCAGGACTCGCTGAGCGACGAGTGCGGCTCGCCGCATCTGCTGGGCCatgcacagctgcagcagcagcagtccatccagcagcatcaccagcagcagcagcagcagaacctccagcatcagcagcagcagcagcatcaccatccGCACTTTAGTTCGCcgcgacaccagcagctgcagcatcagcaccagctgcACGGCAGCCTGGGCGGACCCTCGGGCCACGCCCTGCAGATACCCGCCATCCACGCCTCCCCCAAGGCCCTCAGCTACATGAGCTCGCTGCGCCATCGCCTGAGCAACGCCAGCTCGCTGTTCAAGTACCGCGAGGAGTCGCGTGCCGCACGCATCAGCATCCTGGTGGTCATCATGTTCGTCGTCTCCTATCTGCCCTTcgggctgctggtgctgctgcaggcgcgCCTCTCGGCGGCCAACTTTGGCGGCTCCTCGCAGCTGTGCATCTTCATGATCCTGCTGGCCAATCTCAGCTCCCCCTTCATCTTTGCCTACCGCAACAAGCGGGTGCGTCGTGGCGTCAAGCGGCTGTTCGGCCTGGAGTCCTCGAGCTCGCTGCAgcgccactgcagcagcagcatcaagacGAACGgcactggcggtggcggtgccgGTGGCGGCATCGTGGCCGGACCCAATGCCGCACAGTTgcagcgcaacagcagcaaactgtCGCAGTACAGTAGCAACAGCTGTCGCTACCTGACGCCACAGAGCTCGCTGGTGAGTCAGTGCCAGCCCGCGGCGGTGCACACAACGCTGACGCTGCgacccaacagcagctgcagcaccatcATCAACTTTGGGGCAACCACCAGAGGATCGGCAGAGTCGGAGGATCTGCCATCGCCCCCGGCAGCCGtcccaaccccagccccacccccaccacctCCATCGCAGACGCGGCACATGCGGCCCAAGCTGCAGCGCGGCATCACCATTGTGGAGCACATTTCGTTCAGTCCGCCGACGCCGCGCAAGTACCAGGCGCGTCGTGGCCGCCTCTTCGAGATGTTCTTTCGCGGCTCCAAGAAGCTGCAGTCCAACTGCGGCATACCCACAGAGGTCTAG